The Deinococcus sp. AJ005 genome includes a window with the following:
- a CDS encoding Gfo/Idh/MocA family protein, whose translation MTHSIGIIGTGNISSAYLKIARELGLFRVAAITDLDPARAQAQARAHGSRAVTLDELLADPEIVAVVNLTPPATHAAMSLAVLNAGKHVYSEKPLAITREDGQAILREAQTRGLRVGCAPDTFLGAGLQTAREVLDAGRIGHPVAATAFMLGAGPEGWHPDPEFFYQPGAGPLFDMGPYYLTALVNLLGGVTRVGGSAVRAHAERVIGSGARQGQKVAVQTPTHVTAQLTFGGEEMESGPVATFIASFDVQASEVPRIEIYGTAGTLSLPDPNTFGGPLRVRAAGSDGWETIELTRPFQDNARGIGLADMLEAIDSGAPHRASGELAYHVLDVMQTTLDAAEAGLTLDVQSRTERPAALSAHPAWLPAGME comes from the coding sequence ATGACCCATAGCATCGGCATTATCGGCACCGGCAACATCAGCAGCGCCTACCTGAAGATCGCCCGCGAACTGGGCCTGTTCCGGGTGGCCGCCATCACCGATCTGGACCCGGCGCGCGCACAGGCACAGGCCCGCGCCCACGGCAGCCGCGCGGTCACGCTGGACGAACTGCTGGCAGACCCGGAGATCGTGGCGGTTGTCAATCTGACGCCGCCCGCCACACACGCCGCGATGTCATTAGCGGTCCTGAACGCGGGCAAACACGTTTACAGCGAGAAGCCGCTGGCCATCACGCGGGAGGACGGGCAGGCCATTTTGCGTGAGGCACAGACGCGGGGCTTGCGGGTCGGCTGCGCCCCTGACACCTTTCTGGGCGCGGGGCTACAAACGGCGCGCGAGGTGCTGGACGCGGGCCGGATTGGCCACCCGGTGGCCGCCACCGCCTTCATGCTGGGGGCCGGGCCGGAGGGATGGCACCCCGATCCCGAGTTCTTTTATCAGCCCGGCGCAGGGCCGCTGTTCGACATGGGACCGTACTATCTGACGGCGCTGGTCAACCTGCTGGGCGGCGTGACCCGCGTGGGCGGCAGCGCGGTCCGGGCGCACGCGGAGCGCGTGATCGGCAGCGGAGCCAGACAGGGCCAGAAAGTCGCCGTTCAGACCCCGACCCACGTCACCGCCCAACTGACTTTCGGTGGGGAAGAGATGGAATCTGGACCCGTCGCCACCTTCATCGCCAGTTTCGACGTGCAGGCCAGCGAGGTGCCGCGTATCGAGATCTACGGCACGGCGGGCACCCTCAGCCTGCCCGATCCCAACACCTTCGGCGGCCCATTGCGGGTACGTGCGGCAGGCAGTGACGGCTGGGAGACCATCGAGCTGACCCGCCCCTTTCAGGACAATGCGCGCGGTATCGGGCTGGCCGACATGCTAGAGGCCATCGACAGCGGCGCGCCCCACCGGGCCAGCGGCGAACTGGCCTACCATGTGCTGGACGTGATGCAGACCACCCTGGACGCCGCCGAGGCTGGCCTCACCCTGGATGTACAAAGCCGCACCGAACGGCCTGCTGCCCTGAGCGCCCATCCGGCGTGGCTGCCTGCCGGGATGGAATGA
- a CDS encoding class I SAM-dependent methyltransferase, translating to MVEAVAARRISRRHTGVNLALGTLAGFTLVQLGLRLWVRGSPRPIPYGWAWLLENPWRRRYRDPVPLADACALRPTDHVLEVGCGSGLFTPALAGRCGHLTALDIEARYLAQTAAKIAGLPNVTLLHGDLSALPCEAGSLDAVILISVLTELPAPIAALRECVRVLRPGGRIIVGEEFFGPEYVRACTVDAWAGAARLRRVDRLGNGWAYLHTYALG from the coding sequence ATGGTTGAAGCAGTTGCGGCGCGGCGAATTTCCAGACGCCATACGGGCGTCAACCTCGCGCTGGGCACTCTGGCAGGTTTCACCCTCGTGCAACTGGGCCTGCGGCTGTGGGTGCGGGGCAGCCCCCGGCCCATCCCCTACGGCTGGGCGTGGCTGCTGGAAAACCCGTGGCGACGGCGCTACCGCGATCCTGTCCCGTTGGCCGACGCTTGCGCTTTGCGTCCCACCGATCACGTGCTGGAGGTGGGCTGCGGTTCGGGTCTGTTCACTCCCGCGTTGGCGGGGCGCTGCGGCCACCTGACCGCGCTGGACATTGAGGCCCGTTACCTGGCCCAGACGGCGGCCAAAATCGCCGGACTGCCGAACGTGACGCTTCTGCACGGTGATCTGTCTGCGCTTCCCTGTGAAGCGGGGAGTCTGGACGCCGTGATCCTGATCTCCGTGCTGACCGAATTACCCGCTCCTATCGCCGCCCTGCGCGAATGCGTGCGCGTGCTGCGCCCCGGTGGACGGATCATCGTGGGCGAGGAGTTCTTTGGCCCGGAATACGTGCGGGCCTGTACCGTGGACGCTTGGGCAGGTGCGGCGAGATTACGGCGGGTGGATAGGCTGGGCAACGGCTGGGCTTACCTGCATACCTATGCGCTGGGGTAA
- a CDS encoding ABC transporter permease produces MTALPANTVVKGPERQTPLALALRRFRRNRVGVWSAWLLAALYLIALLAGFLSPYSITAQHADFPFQRPQTVHLVHEGKLMRPFVYGVKKTRDPVTFRSTFAPDTSSPKPILFFVRGEDPLESQYNFLGVFKSQWHLFGVQDGFYFPLGTDKFGRDLFSRMLVGSQVSLTVGLIGIVISFTIGIVLGGVSGYFGGWVDNLIQRVVEVLLSFPRLPILLALSTIIPASWPSTWVYLGIIAVLSLIGWAGLARVVRGQVISARNVDYVQAARAIGSSDLRVILRHIMPNLSSFLIVTATLALPGYILGESALSFLGLGIKEPMTSWGLLLKDAQNFETLNLYPWLLLPGVMIVLSVLAFNFMGDALRDAADTQSR; encoded by the coding sequence ATGACGGCGCTTCCTGCAAATACTGTGGTGAAGGGGCCGGAACGTCAAACCCCGCTGGCGCTGGCCCTGCGCCGCTTCCGGCGCAACCGGGTGGGCGTGTGGAGTGCGTGGCTGTTGGCCGCGCTGTACCTGATCGCGCTGCTGGCTGGGTTTCTCTCTCCGTACTCGATTACCGCGCAGCACGCCGATTTCCCCTTTCAGCGTCCACAGACCGTCCACCTCGTCCACGAGGGCAAATTGATGCGCCCCTTTGTTTACGGCGTCAAGAAGACGCGCGATCCGGTGACCTTCCGCTCCACCTTCGCGCCGGACACGTCGTCTCCTAAGCCCATCCTGTTTTTCGTGCGCGGCGAGGATCCGCTGGAATCGCAATACAACTTCCTGGGTGTCTTTAAAAGTCAGTGGCACTTGTTTGGCGTGCAAGACGGCTTCTATTTTCCCCTCGGCACCGACAAGTTCGGGCGTGACCTGTTCTCGCGGATGCTGGTCGGCTCGCAGGTCAGCCTGACGGTAGGTCTGATCGGCATCGTCATCAGCTTCACCATCGGCATCGTGCTGGGCGGGGTCAGCGGCTATTTCGGCGGCTGGGTGGACAACCTGATCCAGCGGGTGGTGGAGGTGCTGCTCTCCTTCCCTCGGCTGCCCATCCTGCTGGCCCTGTCCACCATCATCCCCGCCAGTTGGCCGAGTACCTGGGTGTATCTGGGCATCATTGCGGTGCTGTCGCTGATCGGCTGGGCGGGGCTGGCGCGGGTGGTGCGTGGGCAGGTCATCAGCGCCCGCAACGTGGATTACGTGCAGGCGGCGCGGGCCATCGGCAGCAGTGACCTGCGGGTCATTCTGCGCCACATCATGCCCAACCTGAGTTCGTTTCTGATCGTGACCGCCACGCTGGCGCTGCCTGGTTATATCCTGGGCGAGAGCGCGCTGAGCTTCCTGGGGCTGGGCATTAAGGAGCCGATGACCAGTTGGGGCCTGCTTCTGAAGGACGCGCAGAACTTCGAGACGCTGAACCTGTACCCCTGGCTGCTGCTGCCCGGCGTGATGATTGTGCTGTCGGTGCTGGCCTTCAATTTTATGGGCGACGCCCTGCGGGACGCGGCAGATACCCAGAGCCGCTGA
- a CDS encoding ABC transporter permease, which yields MLSYALRRILGMIPTLLLISVVCFVVIQLQPGSFLDQYLEDPRVTKETVATITRQLGLDQPLWVQYLTWIKGIVLHGDFGYSFANGRPVAELIWERLGWTVFLAVLTLIVSWLIAIPLGIYTALNRYGIGATITNFLGYISLAIPDFLVALLLIALVLSAGGTNVGGLFSPQYIGEPWSWPKVLDLLNHLWIPMIAIGLEGVAGLMRQMRASMLDVINQDYVRTARAKGLAGRAVLWRHAVRNAINPLISLAGLSLPTLISGTIIASIVLNLPTIGPYLYDSLLNKDQYVAMTLLLFSALLLLIGNLLSDLALAWADPRIRFE from the coding sequence ATGCTGAGCTACGCCCTGCGCCGCATTCTGGGCATGATTCCCACGTTGCTGCTGATCAGTGTGGTGTGCTTTGTCGTCATTCAACTTCAGCCCGGCAGTTTTCTGGACCAGTACCTGGAAGACCCGCGCGTGACCAAGGAAACCGTCGCCACCATCACCCGGCAGCTTGGGCTGGATCAGCCGCTGTGGGTGCAGTACCTGACCTGGATCAAGGGCATCGTGCTGCACGGCGATTTTGGCTACTCGTTTGCCAACGGGCGTCCGGTGGCCGAATTGATCTGGGAGCGGCTGGGCTGGACGGTGTTTCTGGCGGTCCTGACGCTGATCGTGTCGTGGCTGATCGCCATTCCGCTGGGCATTTACACGGCCCTGAACCGCTACGGCATCGGCGCGACGATCACCAATTTCTTGGGCTACATCAGCCTCGCCATTCCCGATTTTCTGGTGGCGCTCCTGCTCATCGCGCTGGTGCTGAGCGCGGGCGGCACCAATGTGGGCGGGTTGTTCAGTCCGCAGTACATCGGTGAGCCGTGGAGCTGGCCCAAGGTGCTGGACCTCCTGAACCACCTGTGGATTCCCATGATCGCCATCGGCTTGGAGGGGGTTGCGGGCCTGATGCGCCAGATGCGCGCCTCGATGCTGGACGTGATCAACCAGGATTACGTGCGGACGGCACGGGCCAAGGGGCTGGCCGGGCGCGCGGTGCTGTGGCGGCACGCGGTTCGCAACGCCATCAACCCGCTGATCAGCCTCGCTGGCCTGAGCCTGCCTACCCTGATCAGCGGCACCATCATCGCGTCCATCGTGCTGAACCTGCCCACCATCGGGCCTTACCTCTATGACAGCCTGCTCAATAAGGACCAATACGTGGCCATGACCTTGCTGCTCTTTAGCGCGCTGTTGCTGCTGATCGGCAACCTGCTCTCGGACCTCGCGCTGGCCTGGGCCGATCCCCGGATCAGGTTCGAATGA